The Pseudoalteromonas translucida KMM 520 genome has a window encoding:
- a CDS encoding c-type cytochrome — translation MTSFWSIWVIVLTLSCLFILFGLLVWNLKNYAGVPEGESCGHVYDGIEELNNPLPKWWTYMFFATFIWSVYYLAAYPGLGNWEGLGKWTSSNQGITSLAESKEAVELAKEEGRFVKLDAEYRVADERFGPIFNELAQIPVIKLVESKFEGDAAQQVALENGEKHTESQGQLAIEIGQRLFAQNCSQCHGSDARGGTGFPNLTDNDWLYGGTPDKIKETLLYGRIAAMPPWGAALGEQGVKEMTAHVLSLSGRTVNQKDAAAGEAKWAMCAACHGADGKGSVAHNLPFGAPNLTDNVWLYGGSQRAVEETLNHGRAGVMPAWKDILGEDKIHLLTAYVYSLSQAK, via the coding sequence ATGACTAGCTTTTGGAGTATTTGGGTTATTGTATTAACCCTATCATGTTTGTTCATTTTGTTTGGTTTACTCGTGTGGAATTTAAAAAACTACGCTGGTGTACCTGAAGGTGAAAGCTGCGGACATGTATATGATGGAATTGAAGAGCTAAATAATCCACTACCAAAGTGGTGGACTTACATGTTCTTTGCAACATTTATTTGGTCTGTTTATTACTTAGCAGCTTACCCAGGTTTAGGTAACTGGGAAGGGTTAGGTAAGTGGACTAGTTCTAACCAAGGTATTACTTCTTTGGCTGAATCTAAAGAAGCAGTAGAACTTGCTAAAGAAGAAGGTCGCTTTGTAAAACTAGACGCTGAGTACCGCGTTGCAGATGAACGTTTTGGCCCTATTTTTAATGAGCTGGCACAAATACCAGTAATAAAATTGGTTGAGTCAAAATTTGAAGGTGACGCAGCACAGCAAGTTGCACTTGAAAATGGTGAAAAACATACCGAGTCGCAAGGTCAGCTAGCAATTGAAATTGGCCAACGTCTTTTTGCACAAAACTGTTCTCAGTGTCATGGTTCTGATGCGCGTGGTGGTACTGGCTTTCCTAACCTAACTGATAATGATTGGTTATATGGCGGCACACCCGATAAAATTAAAGAAACATTACTTTACGGGCGTATAGCAGCAATGCCACCTTGGGGTGCTGCACTAGGTGAGCAAGGCGTTAAAGAAATGACCGCTCATGTACTTAGCCTTTCAGGTCGTACTGTAAACCAAAAAGACGCTGCTGCCGGCGAAGCTAAGTGGGCTATGTGTGCTGCATGTCACGGCGCTGACGGTAAAGGCTCTGTTGCACACAACTTACCCTTTGGTGCACCTAACCTAACCGACAACGTTTGGTTATATGGTGGTTCTCAACGTGCTGTTGAAGAAACACTTAACCATGGTCGTGCCGGTGTAATGCCAGCGTGGAAAGATATTTTAGGTGAAGATAAAATACACCTACTAACGGCTTACGTTTACAGCTTATCTCAAGCTAAATAG
- a CDS encoding FixH family protein produces the protein MQPTPWYKNFWPWFLIFFPSAAIIGCISLFFTAIGNGPDMVVDDYYKKGKAINLELTKFDKAKALYLHGELNVTSERVSFKFTKGDTSNIHALKLSFYHRTIKAHDFEATLTPNANQEFTALLDGFTDGAYSVFIEPIDGSWKLKENITLPTTLAVLVTPNYK, from the coding sequence ATGCAACCTACTCCGTGGTATAAAAATTTTTGGCCTTGGTTTTTAATCTTTTTTCCCTCTGCTGCAATTATTGGCTGCATTAGCTTATTCTTTACCGCCATAGGCAATGGCCCTGATATGGTGGTAGATGACTACTATAAAAAAGGCAAAGCAATTAACTTAGAGCTTACTAAGTTTGATAAGGCAAAAGCTTTATACTTACATGGCGAGCTGAATGTTACCAGTGAGCGCGTTAGCTTTAAATTTACCAAAGGCGATACGAGCAACATACATGCATTAAAACTGTCGTTTTATCATCGTACAATTAAAGCGCATGACTTTGAAGCCACCCTAACGCCTAATGCTAATCAAGAATTTACCGCATTACTTGATGGATTTACCGACGGTGCTTATTCGGTATTTATTGAGCCTATTGATGGTAGCTGGAAGCTAAAAGAAAACATTACCTTACCAACCACCCTTGCTGTTTTAGTTACGCCTAATTATAAGTAG